In Bradyrhizobium guangxiense, the genomic window CATTGGGGGGATCGCGAACGGTTTCATATGTATCCGGGAGGGATTGCTACGGCGCCCCCTCGTTCGCGGTCAAACGCTTGCGCAATCCGGAAGGCCGTTGCATCACCAAAACGGCGGACGGTAATTTGCAGACCTACCGGCATAAGGGCTGCGAGCCCCATGGGTATCGATATAGCGGCCAAGTCCATTAGATTGGCTATACGGGCGAGGAGACCAAAAGGTGCGGTTTGCTCGTGCGCCCCCTCGATCTCTGGAGTCACGATCGGAGCCGAGGGCAAGAGAAACGCTGCTGCGCCTTCCAGATAACGATCGAATTCCACCTGCATTTCGCGGCGGGTTGTAAGCAGGCCGAAATAGTCCCTCGCGCTGATGCCACTGCTTTTGCGCATTCGCTGCGCTATCAAACGATCAACTCGACTGTCGAGCCCCTCGATGTATTGCGATAGCCCATTCCAGCCTTCGGTCCCCGTGATACCGGATGCGTGAGCCGCATATTCTTCGTGACTCCGAGGCATGGGACGCACATCTATGTGAGCGCCTAGTCTCTTGAGGTCGCCCAGTGCCTTATGGAAAAGGTCCATAATTCGGGGGTCGACGAATTTGAGCTGAGAGTCAGTTGGCGCTCGCAAGATCAAGCCCTCGACGCCAGCCGTTAACTCGCCAAGAGGATTTATGCGCCCAATTCCGTAGGTCGAGGGATCCTGGGGATCCCGCCCTTGCAAGGCATCGAGTACCAACGCGGCATCCCGGATGCTGCGGGCCAACGGACCCACAGTGTCAAATGTCGGCGCCAATGGAAAGACGCCGCCCCGGCCGACCAAGCCGAGCGTACTCTTGTGGCCAACAATTCCACAAAGCGATGCGGGGGTACGAATTGAGCCGCCGGTATCGGTCCCGAGCGCAACCGGCACGAGCCCCGCCGCGACCGCGACTCCCGATCCGCTGGATGATCCGCCGGGTACTCTCGCAACCGAGGTATCCCAGGGATTCACCGGCGTACCGCAGACGGGATTGCACCCCCAACCACCAAAAGCGAATTCAACGGTGTGCGTTTTCCCGATGAGAACCATTCCTCGATCGAGGAGGCGCTGAACAGCGTGGGCTGTGTTCTCCGCAGGGGTCGATGCGGTCGCAAGCGATCCGGCCCGGGTCGGTCTCCCCTTGACATCAAATAGATCTTTGACCGCGAAAGGTATCCCGTCCAGCATATGCAAAGCGTTGCCGCCCGCACGCCGTGCATCGGCGGTCTTGGCAGCTACGCGAGCCGAATCCGCGTAGATTGCGACGAAGGCATGGAGCTGCGGGTCGAACTTCGCAATCCGCGCCAGAAAACGCTCCGTGATCTCGAGCGACGTGACCTGCTTGGTGGCCAATGCGCGCGAAAGCTCCCCGATCGTAGCGAACGCGACGTCACCAAGGGGCAATGTATGGCTGTCACTCATCGGAGTTCCCAACTAGTCCAACGCTAGGCGCGTATCTCTCAAGCAATGCATCAATCGGTCGGGCGCAGACATCAAAGCAGCCCCGCGCCCACCGAGCCCAGATCAGGGATCAACGAAGGATCCGTGAACCTGTCCATTGTGAAGACAGCCGATCCGGGCAACGGCTTATCCGCAACCCATGCGGCCGTTTGCTCTCCGACAGCGCAAGCCATCATCGTGCCAAAGCCGGAAAGACCGACGCACATATAGGAGCCTTCCGGTCCCATGGGCCCGACCAGCGGCCAATTGTCGTGGGTCCGCGTATCCCAGCCGCTATAATGATGCAGACCGCGCGTCAGCCGTCCGATATAGGTCCTGAGTCCGGGGTTGAGCCTCGAAGCCCCTCGAAGCACAATTTCGGGAAAGCGGTCGTCCAGCGGAACGTCCCAGGTCGCGTTTACCTGCGCCCTCTCGTTGTAGGCCCATCCGAGCCGTAGCCAGCTGCCGCCGTCTCCTCCGTCGGGACGGCAATGAATTGCGCCGGTCATTGGTTGTGTGAGCCAGGCAGTGTCTGCACTGGCCCGAAGCAGGCTAGCTTCTTCTTCCGTCCAATTGATCATTTGATCATCGAGGTCGATCGAAAACGGCATGTCCCGAGGAATGACCTTGTGAACATCCTCGAAGGCGATTTTCTGCTGCATCACATTGAATAGGGGCAACTCGACGTCGAGCATGGCGGCAATGTCGTTCGCAAAGGGACCCGCACAGTTAATTAGCTTGACCGCTCGGAGAGTCTTAGAGGTCCCCTCGTCCTTAAAAGCGATAGTAAACCCGCCTTCTCGCTCCGCCCTAATGCCGTCGACCATGCCCTGCATGCGGTGCGCGCCGACGCTGCCCGTGTATTCCAGCATGAAGGCTCCCATCTGCTGCCCCGAAATGTCGCCGGCTTGGCGTACATGCAGGATTGTTCGCAGGTCGCGATCATAATTGGGAAACAGCGATTGGATCAGCTCGGGATTGCGAAGCAGATCGAAGCCTCGTGGCGCCAGCGTCCAGTCAGCGTCTGCGGGTCGTTGATAACTGCGGCTCGTGGTACCCTCATGGATCCGTACCTGCTCATCGAATTCCGCACCCAAGCTGAAGCGCAATCCCTCGATCAGCTCGGAGGCATCTGTCTTTCGCGACGCCAAGACATATCCGCGTCGAGTCATGTTCAGCCGATTGCCCGACTCTCGCGCGATGTCTTCCATGAGCTGGATGGAACGATCAGAGAGACGAACCATCAGTGGATGGGTCCACCAAT contains:
- a CDS encoding amidase; translated protein: MSDSHTLPLGDVAFATIGELSRALATKQVTSLEITERFLARIAKFDPQLHAFVAIYADSARVAAKTADARRAGGNALHMLDGIPFAVKDLFDVKGRPTRAGSLATASTPAENTAHAVQRLLDRGMVLIGKTHTVEFAFGGWGCNPVCGTPVNPWDTSVARVPGGSSSGSGVAVAAGLVPVALGTDTGGSIRTPASLCGIVGHKSTLGLVGRGGVFPLAPTFDTVGPLARSIRDAALVLDALQGRDPQDPSTYGIGRINPLGELTAGVEGLILRAPTDSQLKFVDPRIMDLFHKALGDLKRLGAHIDVRPMPRSHEEYAAHASGITGTEGWNGLSQYIEGLDSRVDRLIAQRMRKSSGISARDYFGLLTTRREMQVEFDRYLEGAAAFLLPSAPIVTPEIEGAHEQTAPFGLLARIANLMDLAAISIPMGLAALMPVGLQITVRRFGDATAFRIAQAFDRERGGAVAIPPGYI
- a CDS encoding NAD(P)/FAD-dependent oxidoreductase, whose amino-acid sequence is MASVKSAEVAIIGSGTIGIAVAYYLAKHHGITDIALIDQGPPMAFTSAQSGENYRNWWTHPLMVRLSDRSIQLMEDIARESGNRLNMTRRGYVLASRKTDASELIEGLRFSLGAEFDEQVRIHEGTTSRSYQRPADADWTLAPRGFDLLRNPELIQSLFPNYDRDLRTILHVRQAGDISGQQMGAFMLEYTGSVGAHRMQGMVDGIRAEREGGFTIAFKDEGTSKTLRAVKLINCAGPFANDIAAMLDVELPLFNVMQQKIAFEDVHKVIPRDMPFSIDLDDQMINWTEEEASLLRASADTAWLTQPMTGAIHCRPDGGDGGSWLRLGWAYNERAQVNATWDVPLDDRFPEIVLRGASRLNPGLRTYIGRLTRGLHHYSGWDTRTHDNWPLVGPMGPEGSYMCVGLSGFGTMMACAVGEQTAAWVADKPLPGSAVFTMDRFTDPSLIPDLGSVGAGLL